From Terriglobales bacterium, the proteins below share one genomic window:
- a CDS encoding BON domain-containing protein, which translates to MKSNAKFAAILLAAIMSLGGLALADAASDAALQAKLAAELQKKSEFKNVQSSVSDGVVTLQGTVDSYKHKLDAEKKARKQSHNVRDEISVAGPEISDAALRDKLAKKLAYDRVGYGNVWNVLTVGVDNGVATVGGEVRNPVDRESAIAEVVNTPGVKGVVNQVKVAPASFYDDRVRFSVARAIYRDPALSRYSLDPQAPIRIVVDGGHVGLYGVVMDNFDRNVAFIRASAVPGVFSVENHLQTDKEVAR; encoded by the coding sequence ATGAAAAGCAACGCGAAATTTGCGGCGATTCTGTTGGCCGCGATCATGAGCCTGGGCGGATTGGCGCTGGCTGACGCAGCCAGCGACGCTGCCCTGCAGGCCAAACTCGCTGCCGAACTGCAGAAGAAATCCGAGTTCAAGAATGTGCAATCCAGCGTGTCCGATGGCGTGGTCACGCTCCAGGGCACGGTTGACTCCTACAAACACAAGCTCGACGCGGAGAAGAAGGCGCGCAAACAGAGCCACAACGTACGCGACGAAATCAGCGTTGCCGGACCGGAAATTTCCGACGCCGCGCTGCGCGACAAGCTGGCGAAGAAGCTCGCCTACGACCGCGTCGGCTACGGCAACGTCTGGAACGTGCTCACCGTCGGAGTCGACAACGGCGTGGCCACCGTCGGCGGGGAAGTCCGCAATCCGGTGGACCGCGAATCCGCGATCGCCGAGGTCGTCAACACGCCCGGCGTGAAGGGCGTGGTGAACCAGGTGAAGGTTGCGCCGGCCTCGTTCTACGACGACCGGGTGCGCTTCAGCGTGGCGCGCGCCATCTATCGCGATCCGGCGCTCAGCCGCTACAGCCTGGATCCACAGGCGCCGATCCGCATCGTGGTCGACGGCGGCCATGTCGGGCTCTACGGCGTCGTCATGGACAACTTCGATCGCAACGTAGCCTTCATCCGCGCCAGCGCGGTCCCAGGCGTGTTCTCAGTGGAGAACCACCTGCAGACCGACAAGGAAGTCGCGCGCTAG